One stretch of Pseudomonadota bacterium DNA includes these proteins:
- a CDS encoding cupin domain-containing protein: MKDQEVKQSLNDDNYMLFPDEREGEKTNNADVALEEVTPLKSLIGNMNEADFFSDIWEKKYKTVNKSFDFAKLFDIGHLGQMLCVPRPEIKANITMGKMVDGEYHGVVVSLEDGSADMYEIYRLWAEGYSLIVPELHRRWEPIVEFTNKLSEQFGFKVEANLYYTPSNAVAFPAHYDTHDIFVVQISGEKKWYLYKSRTKLPLKSQRYDIEDINLKKDLAAKKSQVILKTGEVMYLPRGQVHSAESGSSPSMHLSIGIHSVRWLDILNEIVGHHAASSLFLRSAVSQECIKNGINKETITKITDIIADTPKNWQKILEELTYKT; the protein is encoded by the coding sequence ATGAAAGACCAAGAAGTGAAACAGTCTCTGAATGACGATAATTATATGTTGTTCCCCGATGAAAGAGAGGGTGAAAAGACTAACAATGCAGATGTAGCTTTAGAAGAGGTAACTCCTCTAAAAAGCCTTATCGGTAACATGAACGAGGCGGACTTCTTTTCTGATATCTGGGAAAAAAAATATAAGACGGTTAATAAGTCCTTTGATTTTGCCAAGCTGTTCGATATCGGGCATCTGGGACAAATGCTCTGCGTGCCAAGACCCGAGATAAAAGCCAATATAACCATGGGAAAAATGGTTGATGGCGAATATCACGGAGTGGTGGTATCGCTTGAGGACGGCAGTGCCGATATGTATGAGATATACAGGTTATGGGCAGAAGGTTACTCGTTGATAGTTCCGGAGCTGCATAGAAGGTGGGAGCCGATAGTTGAATTTACGAACAAACTCTCCGAACAATTTGGTTTTAAGGTGGAAGCTAATTTATACTATACTCCGTCTAATGCTGTTGCATTCCCTGCACACTATGATACGCATGACATCTTTGTGGTGCAGATATCAGGTGAAAAAAAATGGTATCTTTATAAATCAAGAACTAAACTTCCTTTGAAAAGTCAGCGTTATGATATTGAAGATATTAATTTAAAAAAAGACCTTGCGGCTAAAAAGAGTCAAGTAATCCTTAAAACCGGTGAAGTTATGTATTTACCGAGGGGACAAGTACATTCTGCCGAGTCCGGTAGTTCGCCTTCGATGCACCTGTCGATAGGGATACATTCCGTCAGGTGGCTGGACATATTAAATGAAATAGTAGGGCATCATGCCGCTTCCTCATTGTTCTTGCGTAGTGCGGTATCTCAAGAATGCATAAAGAACGGTATTAACAAGGAAACGATAACCAAAATTACGGATATCATTGCCGATACTCCTAAAAACTGGCAGAAAATATTAGAAGAGCTTACTTATAAAACATAA